Within Nakaseomyces glabratus chromosome G, complete sequence, the genomic segment TTAGTTTTGCAAAAAGCGGGCCTTTTGGTACACCTAATCGAATTGCTTCTTCGACTTTAAATCTACCTCTAATTGAATTGAATTGCACTTCATAGTTGGTCGTTTCTGAAGGAACTGATATATTTTCCGGTAGTTTCACATTCAAATGAGGATCCTTGGAAGGCTCGTATTTCATATTTGTATCGGTTTTCTTAGGAAACATGTGAGCAACAATGTCATTTAGTAAACTCTCAACCGTTTTGTTCCCGAGTTTGACCTCTTCGGAGTGTTTCTTTGATATGACAATCGGATTTACTTGTAATAACTTATccttataaatattttttgatggCACTAGCGTATTTGTCCTCAAGTTTATTCCAAAtctgaaaacaaaataccTCCATGTGGAGACAATATAGTTGAGAATTTGGCTGCCATGGTGTAACACCAGATTGTCCTTACCTTGATCTGCAATGGTCAATATCATACCAGGAAGGCCACCTATAGCAGACCAGTCCAGCATACCTGTCAAAAATATGTTACCCAATTTGGATATCTTGATCTTGTTCTCCGTCAAACACCTCTGTGACCCTTCAGAGACTTTACCAAAAAAATACCTCTCACCGCTGTCAGCTTGTAAAAGCAACAGAGGGTGCTGCGTGTCCGCAGTAGGGTGCGCCACAGGAGTAAAAGTAAACATTGATGCAGCCCTCCCACTATTAATCTTCTCTTGTCTCTTGTTCTGGCACCGCGCCAATTGCCGAGTAGGTACGTATACACTATGTCTCCAAATACTCACAGGGTGTTGTCTCGCCCAACTCCTAGTAAAAGAAAGCAACGTTACGCTTAGATCAGACAGCAATTCCTTCTCACACAAAGAATCAAACCACTCATCAACTCCCCCCACTAGACCTGACTCCAATGGGCATAAAAACTTTAACTCTGCATAAATCCACAATATATGtgatgctcatcgcatcaGCTGAACTTTACTTCCTTCAtgcatttttgaaaaatttgaaacagtgaaaaatatatataattgaCCCGCGTTCGAACTCTCATCGGAGCagtttttttacttttctAAATTTGTCTGCAATGATTTTCCAGGTcatgtgaaaaaaaaggaaggAAATCACTTTGTCCTAGAAAGAGAGGCAGGGCATAACTGGAGTATGTACTGCTTTGTAACAATTGTACGATGGTTTCTGAGGAGGAGTCATTTTTGGCCCGTAATAATAGTGCCAATAATAGCGATGCCCTATGCTTAGACCAGTGGACATAGTAATTAGCAATTAATAATGAGATAGTAGGTTCTAATATATGTTGAAAGTAGTcagaaatatttaatatataagGAAAGTGGGCTCTTGAGATTTGCAAAAGTTAGATTTATTCTTAGGGACATTCATTGATTAAGGCTTTTGgatatttatcaaagaGTCATCCCTCCCCGAACCGATACTATAGAGACTAAAATAATACAAGCACAAATACAATATACAATTATGAGTGTTAGCAATCCTGGTAGAACTATATTGGCGTCCACTATTTCCAAGACGTATGATTATCATATTGTTGAGAAGATCAACGAGTTGAAGGAGAACGGGGTGAGGCCCAATGGACCTTTGTTGGTCGGGTTTTTGGCTAACGATGACTCCGCTGCAGAGATGTACGCCAAATGGACACAAAGAACCAGTGAGGCACTGGGAGTTCGTTACGAGCTGAGGAGAATTGCTGATAAGGATTTCCTCGAGGAAGCCATCATTCAGGCCAACAGAGACGAAAATGTTGATGGTATAATGATCTACTTCCCCGTGTTCGGAAATGCGCAGGATCAATATTTGCAACAAGTTGTCGCTAAGGAGAAAGACGTGGAAGGTTTGAACCACGTCTACTATCAAAATCTATACCATAATGTCAGATTTTTGGATGAGGCGCAGACATTAAAATCTATCTTGCCTTGCACTCCACTGGCTATTGTGAAGATATTGGAATACTTGAAGTTTTACAACGAATTCCTACCGGAGGGTAACCGTCTATATGGTAAGACATGTGTTGTGGTTAACAGATCAGAAATCGTAGGAAGACCTCTGGCGGCTCTTATGGCCAACGACGGGGCCACAGTATACTCTGTCGATATAAATAACATACAGAAGTTTACACGTGGTGAGAGTCTGAAATTTGCTAAGCACCACGTAGAAGATCTTGGTCCGTTTTCTGATGAACTTCTGAAACAAGTCTCAAAGGATGCAGATATCATTATCACCGGTGTTCCATCAAAGAGTTATAAATTTCCAACAGAGTACATCAAAGATGGTGCCACTTGCATTAACTTTTCAAGCTTCAAGAATTTTGACGATGACCACGTTAAGCAAAAGGCTTCCCTATATGTTCCAATGACAGGTAAGGTGACAATTGCAATGTTACTGAGAAATATGCTGAGACTAATAGAAAATAGAGAGCATATGAAGAACTAAGCCTAAGTTATAGTTGTaatcttattttttttttatctttatttctttttttttttcttcagttcTTTATATAGTAATATAGAGCAGTTTTTGGTTTTAATTGAAAGTGAAGATGTCTAATAGGATTACCATTGAGCACTGGCATGGCATTGATAATATTGCAATGCGGTGTCAATCATCCATGCTCTTGTACAGTCGTATGTTACGATAGATGCCctatttgaaattttgcaGAAATCGAT encodes:
- the MTD1 gene encoding methylenetetrahydrofolate dehydrogenase (NAD(+)) (CAGL0G02189g~Putative methylenetetrahydrofolate dehydrogenase (NAD+); protein abundance increased in ace2 mutant cells) produces the protein MSVSNPGRTILASTISKTYDYHIVEKINELKENGVRPNGPLLVGFLANDDSAAEMYAKWTQRTSEALGVRYELRRIADKDFLEEAIIQANRDENVDGIMIYFPVFGNAQDQYLQQVVAKEKDVEGLNHVYYQNLYHNVRFLDEAQTLKSILPCTPLAIVKILEYLKFYNEFLPEGNRLYGKTCVVVNRSEIVGRPLAALMANDGATVYSVDINNIQKFTRGESLKFAKHHVEDLGPFSDELLKQVSKDADIIITGVPSKSYKFPTEYIKDGATCINFSSFKNFDDDHVKQKASLYVPMTGKVTIAMLLRNMLRLIENREHMKN